The Actinomycetota bacterium genome includes a region encoding these proteins:
- a CDS encoding N-acetyl sugar amidotransferase — translation MCNRCVMDTSAEEITFNVSGICGFCDYFEHNVKPILIRATQDKEKIHFKQITDSIKSSRAHGKYDSILGISGGVDSSYLACIAIEAGLKPLAIHIDTGWNTAQSTSNVKSITDSLKVDLEIISVDWYEMVDLQLAFYKASVKNCEIPQDHAFLAALYDKAAKEGIKYILTGGNLATESILPASWGYNAGDLRHMLSIHRQFGSRPLRNFPMLSFWKRYFYYPFIKGVREIRLLDYIPYKRFEAKEYLINKLGWRDYGAKHYESVLTRFFQGYYLPMKFGIDKRRAHYSSMILSGQMTREAALEQLKEPPYPSEELLEEDKKYIAQKLGISLEEWESILALPQRRHEEFPSSKMLFMIKDKIVEILGIRRRRYGL, via the coding sequence ATGTGTAATCGTTGCGTTATGGACACTTCGGCGGAGGAAATAACATTTAATGTTAGTGGTATATGTGGTTTCTGTGATTATTTCGAGCATAATGTTAAGCCCATACTGATACGAGCTACACAGGATAAAGAAAAGATACATTTTAAACAAATAACAGATAGCATCAAATCATCAAGAGCGCATGGAAAATATGATTCAATTTTAGGCATTAGTGGTGGTGTAGATAGCTCATATCTGGCATGTATCGCTATTGAAGCTGGGCTAAAGCCACTTGCTATCCATATCGACACCGGGTGGAATACCGCTCAATCTACAAGTAATGTAAAGAGTATTACGGATAGTTTAAAGGTCGATTTAGAAATAATATCAGTAGATTGGTATGAAATGGTAGATTTGCAGCTGGCTTTTTATAAAGCATCGGTTAAGAACTGCGAGATTCCTCAAGACCATGCTTTCCTTGCGGCCTTATATGACAAGGCTGCAAAAGAAGGGATTAAATACATCTTGACGGGGGGAAATCTAGCAACTGAATCGATATTGCCTGCATCATGGGGTTATAATGCTGGTGATCTCCGTCACATGTTATCAATACATAGGCAATTCGGGTCAAGGCCATTGCGAAATTTCCCCATGTTAAGTTTCTGGAAACGTTATTTCTACTACCCTTTCATTAAAGGTGTCAGGGAAATCAGGTTGCTTGATTACATTCCATATAAGAGATTTGAGGCAAAAGAATACTTGATCAATAAACTGGGCTGGAGAGACTATGGAGCAAAACATTATGAATCGGTCTTAACGCGCTTTTTCCAGGGATATTACCTACCCATGAAATTTGGTATTGATAAGAGAAGGGCACATTATTCAAGCATGATACTTTCTGGTCAAATGACAAGAGAAGCGGCACTTGAGCAACTAAAAGAACCACCATATCCAAGCGAGGAGCTACTTGAGGAAGACAAGAAATATATCGCTCAAAAACTTGGCATTTCGTTGGAAGAATGGGAGAGCATTCTGGCACTTCCACAAAGAAGGCACGAGGAATTCCCTTCGTCAAAAATGCTCTTTATGATTAAGGATAAGATTGTAGAAATACTTGGCATAAGAAGAAGACGGTATGGTTTGTAA
- a CDS encoding O-antigen ligase family protein: MISKIASRQKTIFNNWSSPLMWVLCVISALLAGFIAAHVFNVYVYTISIVLIIVVLLYIFAKADIKILSIERILAYMAVISGFLGSAVLTFEVGTFALFPLRILLIALWFAFCIGYLAHCPRELSNVNRIKGFMIFLIVWLMFAIVSVTWAHSTFDAIRNITFLTTGISLIFFHAYYFDNENDLRRLFNIWIGALIALLLIGLWENITGHHLPISGYSKERLLLLHPAVASQVRYRPTGTFNNPNDYATFISICIPFAISLTRYNKRISLKILGVLCVLLGIYLILKAQSRGNLLAVFLELSVMFLFLLKNYRKIGFILFILLFVVVLYLAFPMIASTTITEVQESTSSLMFELPVQGGQGTTRWNLARNSISFFVSTYGLGVGAGNAEYWMEYRPKYYTHGITNPHSWWLELLVNYGVLVFFGYLFFYYNILLYLWKAYKRLEGIMKMICEALLLSLVGFTIASWSSSSVMALAPHWLMISFSLASISRIKKIA; encoded by the coding sequence ATGATAAGCAAGATTGCTAGTAGACAGAAAACCATATTCAATAATTGGTCAAGCCCGTTGATGTGGGTTCTCTGTGTGATATCCGCATTACTAGCTGGATTTATTGCAGCACATGTATTCAATGTCTATGTATATACAATCAGTATTGTGTTGATAATCGTCGTTCTATTATACATTTTTGCAAAGGCCGATATTAAAATATTATCAATTGAGCGAATTCTTGCTTATATGGCGGTTATATCCGGATTCCTTGGTTCCGCAGTTCTTACTTTTGAAGTTGGCACCTTCGCCCTCTTCCCTTTAAGGATCTTGCTAATCGCCCTATGGTTCGCTTTCTGTATCGGGTATCTTGCCCATTGCCCAAGGGAGTTGTCAAACGTAAATAGAATAAAAGGCTTCATGATATTTCTCATCGTATGGTTGATGTTCGCAATCGTCTCTGTGACATGGGCCCATTCAACATTTGATGCAATTAGGAATATTACGTTTCTTACTACAGGAATATCCCTGATTTTTTTTCACGCCTATTATTTTGATAATGAAAACGACCTTAGACGATTGTTCAATATATGGATAGGCGCGTTGATTGCATTGCTCCTTATAGGCTTATGGGAAAATATAACTGGGCATCATTTACCTATATCAGGATATAGCAAAGAGAGGTTGCTCCTATTACATCCTGCAGTTGCTTCTCAGGTAAGATACCGGCCAACAGGAACTTTCAATAATCCGAATGACTATGCCACATTTATTTCGATTTGCATTCCATTCGCCATTAGCTTGACTCGTTATAACAAAAGAATATCCTTGAAGATACTTGGTGTATTATGTGTATTACTTGGAATTTACTTGATATTAAAGGCACAGTCTCGCGGAAATTTGCTTGCAGTTTTCCTCGAACTGTCTGTGATGTTTTTATTCCTCTTAAAGAATTACAGGAAAATAGGATTTATATTATTCATTTTACTGTTTGTAGTTGTGCTTTATCTCGCGTTTCCCATGATTGCGTCCACTACAATAACCGAAGTTCAAGAAAGCACATCCTCCCTGATGTTTGAACTACCTGTGCAAGGAGGTCAAGGCACTACAAGATGGAATCTTGCGAGAAATAGCATTTCTTTTTTTGTTTCCACTTATGGCCTAGGAGTGGGGGCTGGCAATGCAGAATATTGGATGGAATACAGACCAAAATATTACACACATGGCATAACAAACCCTCACAGTTGGTGGCTGGAGTTATTAGTTAACTATGGAGTATTAGTATTTTTTGGTTACCTTTTCTTCTATTATAATATCCTGTTATATTTATGGAAAGCTTATAAAAGGCTGGAGGGAATAATGAAAATGATATGCGAAGCGTTGCTACTATCCTTGGTTGGCTTCACGATTGCTAGCTGGAGCTCGAGTTCGGTAATGGCATTGGCTCCACATTGGTTGATGATTTCATTCAGCTTGGCATCTATTTCTCGGATAAAGAAGATAGCCTAG
- a CDS encoding glycosyltransferase yields MRVGVISPMPRSLRDFINYRHYRDESWKEHKIINDEGIWTYCNNGWMWIPGRTPYLSAKYMSKIGISIFKNYSWENGMPDILHAHNAVFAGFIAVKIAEEYKLPFVITEHSSAHITNRIKPWEDKLIRQTYRKARRIICVSSFLCQELERRYPEINNIIECVPNILDTDFERIDIDDINRNHSHGGVRIISIGNLVDGKNFEGLIRAFADSFKGQNVYLRIGGDGPKRRSLEELTNVLGIRNQVEFLGYLNRNNVLREMLECDIFVLNSYYETFGVVIIEALACGKPVIATDCGGPRDIINNVNGILVPPGSNNKMAEAMRKMVSELKLYDPIEIKRDCVNRFGERRVVGMLNRIYEDILSKNRD; encoded by the coding sequence TTGAGAGTAGGAGTAATATCTCCTATGCCTAGATCGCTCCGTGATTTTATTAATTATAGGCATTACAGGGATGAGTCTTGGAAAGAGCATAAGATAATCAACGATGAAGGGATTTGGACCTATTGCAACAATGGTTGGATGTGGATACCAGGCAGAACACCATACCTGTCGGCGAAGTATATGTCAAAAATAGGTATTAGCATATTTAAAAATTATTCATGGGAAAACGGAATGCCAGATATTTTGCATGCTCATAATGCTGTCTTTGCCGGTTTTATCGCAGTGAAAATCGCAGAGGAGTATAAGTTGCCATTTGTAATAACAGAACATAGCAGCGCACATATAACAAATAGGATAAAGCCATGGGAAGACAAATTAATAAGACAGACATATAGAAAAGCAAGACGGATTATATGTGTCAGCAGCTTTCTTTGCCAAGAGTTGGAGAGAAGATACCCGGAAATTAACAACATAATTGAATGTGTTCCGAATATACTTGATACAGATTTTGAACGTATAGATATTGATGACATTAATAGAAATCATAGTCATGGGGGAGTGAGAATTATATCAATCGGTAACTTGGTTGATGGGAAAAATTTTGAGGGATTGATAAGAGCGTTTGCAGATTCTTTTAAAGGACAGAACGTATATTTGCGCATAGGAGGCGATGGGCCTAAGAGAAGAAGTTTAGAAGAATTAACAAACGTACTTGGCATTCGCAACCAAGTAGAATTTCTTGGTTATCTTAACAGAAATAATGTATTACGGGAGATGCTGGAATGCGATATATTTGTTCTAAACAGCTATTATGAAACCTTTGGTGTTGTCATAATCGAGGCACTTGCTTGTGGTAAGCCGGTTATTGCCACAGATTGTGGTGGCCCACGAGACATAATAAATAATGTGAATGGAATATTGGTGCCGCCTGGTAGTAATAATAAAATGGCTGAAGCCATGCGTAAAATGGTAAGCGAGTTGAAGCTATATGATCCTATAGAAATTAAGAGGGATTGCGTGAATAGGTTTGGTGAAAGAAGGGTTGTAGGCATGTTGAATCGGATCTATGAAGATATACTGAGCAAAAACAGGGACTAA